A part of Anaeromyxobacter diazotrophicus genomic DNA contains:
- the add gene encoding adenosine deaminase, producing the protein MPHNAPAAGPIPDGPLPAVSEELLRALPKTDLHCHLDGSLRLGTILELAEEHGVHLPADTPEGLARAIHQGELCADLEDYLKAFDVTLSVLQTEEALYRAAYELALDCAAENVRYLEVRYAPVLHTRRGLKPTTIVDAVLDGLRAAKRETGIKSSVIICGIRHIDPVTSLRLAELAVAFKNRGVVGYDLAGAEEGYPSKDHAAAFQLILANNVNVTIHAGEAYGPESIAQAVHYCGAHRIGHGVRLREDGDLLNYVNDHRLPLEMCPSSNVQTRSVADMKSHPLKFYFDFGLRVTVNTDNRLITDTTSTKELWIAHREMGFTLEDLVTLVVQGFKSAFMPFREKSDLLKQVNREIAATLTRFAAGPRAVDAGTQRSAT; encoded by the coding sequence GTGCCCCACAACGCGCCCGCCGCCGGCCCCATCCCGGATGGTCCTCTCCCCGCGGTCTCCGAGGAGCTGCTCCGCGCGCTCCCCAAGACCGACCTCCACTGCCACCTCGACGGGTCGCTCCGCCTCGGCACCATCCTGGAGCTGGCCGAGGAGCACGGCGTCCACCTCCCGGCCGACACGCCGGAGGGGCTCGCCCGCGCCATCCACCAGGGCGAGCTGTGCGCCGACCTCGAGGACTACCTCAAGGCCTTCGACGTCACCCTCTCCGTGCTGCAGACGGAGGAGGCGCTCTACCGCGCCGCCTACGAGCTCGCGCTCGACTGCGCGGCCGAGAACGTGCGCTACCTCGAGGTGCGCTACGCGCCGGTGCTGCACACGCGGCGCGGGCTCAAGCCCACCACCATCGTGGACGCCGTGCTCGACGGCCTGCGCGCCGCCAAGCGGGAGACCGGCATCAAGTCCTCGGTCATCATCTGCGGCATCCGCCACATCGACCCGGTCACCTCGCTGCGGCTCGCCGAGCTGGCGGTGGCCTTCAAGAACCGCGGCGTGGTCGGCTACGACCTGGCCGGCGCCGAGGAGGGCTACCCGTCGAAGGACCACGCGGCGGCGTTCCAGCTCATCCTCGCCAACAACGTGAACGTCACCATCCACGCGGGCGAGGCGTACGGCCCGGAGTCCATCGCGCAGGCGGTCCACTACTGCGGCGCGCACCGCATCGGGCACGGGGTGCGGCTGCGCGAGGACGGCGACCTCCTCAACTACGTGAACGACCACCGCCTCCCGCTCGAGATGTGCCCGTCCTCGAACGTCCAGACGCGCTCGGTGGCCGACATGAAGAGCCACCCGCTCAAGTTCTACTTCGACTTCGGCCTGCGGGTGACGGTCAACACCGACAACCGGCTCATCACCGACACCACCTCGACGAAGGAGCTGTGGATCGCCCACCGCGAGATGGGCTTCACGCTCGAGGACCTCGTCACGCTGGTGGTGCAGGGCTTCAAGAGCGCGTTCATGCCCTTCCGCGAGAAGAGCGATCTCCTGAAGCAGGTGAACCGCGAGATCGCCGCCACCCTGACGCGCTTCGCGGCCGGGCCGCGGGCGGTGGACGCGGGCACGCAGCGCTCCGCGACGTGA
- the glgC gene encoding glucose-1-phosphate adenylyltransferase, translating into MAKTLAMILAGGEGRRLDPLTRERAKPAVPFGGRYRIIDFVLSNFANSGLLRMKVLVQYKSESLNTHIQRAWRLAALLDQYVELVPAQMRVGPKWFEGSADAIYQNLNIITDEEPEFTYVFGADHVYRMDVREMLDYHRDNRADLTVAAIPIPVEEAHEFGIIEVDGEGRMVGFVEKPKQDPKTMPGDPTRCLASMGNYLFTTDVLVQEIVRDAGDPQSAHDFGKSIVAGMYARKRVFVYDFAKNVVPGQSERERGYWRDVGSLDAYYQANMDLVDVDPIFSLYNDQWPIFTIQYNYPPAKFVFANEREGRVGRATDSLVSEGCIISGGTVHGSILSPKVRVNSYASVEGSILFENVTIGRHCRIRKAIIDKHVEIPPGTSIGYDLEADRRRFHVTETGIVVIPKGMRVDAG; encoded by the coding sequence ATGGCGAAAACCCTGGCCATGATCCTCGCGGGCGGTGAAGGGCGGCGGCTCGACCCGCTCACCCGCGAGCGCGCCAAGCCGGCGGTCCCGTTCGGCGGCCGCTACCGGATCATCGACTTCGTCCTCTCGAACTTCGCCAACTCGGGCCTGCTCCGGATGAAGGTGCTGGTCCAGTACAAGTCGGAGTCGCTCAACACGCACATCCAGCGCGCCTGGCGGCTGGCCGCGCTCCTCGACCAGTACGTCGAGCTCGTGCCGGCGCAGATGCGGGTGGGGCCGAAGTGGTTCGAGGGCTCCGCCGACGCCATCTACCAGAACCTCAACATCATCACCGACGAGGAGCCGGAGTTCACCTACGTGTTCGGCGCGGACCACGTCTACCGCATGGACGTGCGGGAGATGCTGGACTACCACCGCGACAACCGGGCCGACTTGACGGTGGCCGCCATCCCCATCCCGGTCGAGGAGGCCCACGAGTTCGGCATCATCGAGGTGGACGGCGAGGGGCGGATGGTCGGCTTCGTGGAGAAGCCGAAGCAGGATCCGAAGACGATGCCCGGCGATCCGACCCGGTGCCTCGCGTCGATGGGGAACTACCTCTTCACCACCGACGTGCTGGTGCAGGAGATCGTCCGCGACGCGGGCGACCCGCAGAGCGCGCACGACTTCGGCAAGTCGATCGTGGCCGGGATGTACGCGCGCAAGCGCGTCTTCGTCTACGACTTCGCGAAGAACGTGGTGCCCGGCCAGTCGGAGCGGGAGCGCGGCTACTGGCGCGACGTGGGGAGCCTCGACGCGTACTACCAGGCGAACATGGACCTCGTGGACGTGGACCCCATCTTCTCGCTCTACAACGACCAGTGGCCGATCTTCACCATCCAGTACAACTACCCGCCGGCCAAGTTCGTCTTCGCGAACGAGCGCGAGGGGCGGGTCGGGCGCGCCACCGACTCGCTCGTCAGCGAGGGGTGCATCATCTCCGGCGGCACCGTGCACGGGTCGATCCTGTCGCCCAAGGTGCGCGTGAACAGCTACGCCAGCGTCGAGGGGTCGATCCTGTTCGAGAACGTCACCATCGGGCGGCACTGCCGCATCCGGAAGGCGATCATCGACAAGCACGTCGAGATCCCGCCCGGTACCTCCATCGGCTACGACCTCGAGGCGGACCGGCGGCGCTTTCACGTCACCGAGACCGGGATCGTGGTCATCCCCAAGGGGATGCGGGTGGACGCGGGGTAG
- a CDS encoding class I SAM-dependent methyltransferase: MDPATVDPLPATPSERPGEPERCYLCGGGALTLRFPARGGAGVSHAAYACTSFGHRAHGPIWVCEACGFLVQWPAPDPVRLLEAYGAVEDPLYLAEKENRYLTFRRALGLLGPPAGRRLLDVGAYCGIFVDVAREAGFAAEGIELSRWAVREARAQGLPVRNETLSEAARAGARYDVLTLWDVIEHLPDPRQELSAAARLLRPGGELHVSTIDARSLFARALGARWPWLMDMHVVYFDRRTLPRLLEETGFRVVRRRAYTHTVSADYLLRKAAASFPAAAPLFRLARRLVPGRWPVPVNLGDNMVVSAVRR, translated from the coding sequence GTGGACCCCGCGACCGTCGATCCCCTTCCGGCGACCCCTTCCGAGCGCCCCGGCGAGCCGGAGCGGTGCTACCTGTGCGGCGGGGGCGCGCTCACGCTGCGCTTTCCGGCCCGCGGAGGCGCAGGCGTCAGCCACGCCGCCTACGCGTGTACCAGCTTCGGGCACCGCGCCCACGGTCCCATCTGGGTTTGCGAGGCCTGCGGCTTCCTCGTCCAGTGGCCCGCGCCCGATCCGGTGCGGCTGCTCGAGGCGTACGGCGCGGTCGAGGACCCGCTCTACCTCGCCGAGAAGGAGAACCGGTACCTCACCTTCCGGCGGGCGCTCGGCCTGCTCGGGCCGCCGGCGGGGCGCCGCCTGCTCGACGTCGGCGCCTACTGCGGCATCTTCGTCGACGTCGCCCGCGAGGCGGGGTTCGCGGCCGAGGGCATCGAGCTCTCGCGCTGGGCGGTGCGGGAGGCGCGCGCGCAGGGCCTGCCGGTGCGCAACGAGACCCTCTCCGAGGCGGCCCGCGCCGGGGCGCGCTACGACGTGCTCACGCTGTGGGACGTGATCGAGCACCTGCCCGACCCGCGCCAGGAGCTCTCCGCCGCGGCCCGGCTCCTGCGCCCGGGCGGCGAGCTCCACGTCTCGACCATCGACGCGCGGAGCCTCTTCGCGCGGGCGCTCGGCGCGCGCTGGCCGTGGCTCATGGACATGCACGTCGTCTACTTCGACCGCCGCACGCTGCCGCGGCTGCTCGAGGAGACGGGCTTCCGCGTCGTGCGGCGGCGCGCCTACACGCACACGGTCTCGGCAGACTACCTCCTGCGCAAGGCAGCGGCGAGCTTCCCGGCCGCCGCGCCGCTCTTCCGCCTCGCGCGGCGGCTCGTGCCGGGGCGGTGGCCGGTGCCGGTGAACCTGGGCGACAACATGGTGGTGAGCGCGGTCAGGCGCTGA
- a CDS encoding PD-(D/E)XK nuclease family protein, translating into MADLTNDFTWSKSRHEKFRQCLRAYYFQYYGSWGGWEAPAGSPVRELYVLKKLSSRWQWAGSVVHEALKGLLARARGTGQFRPLDELLEQTRQRARRTWSTSREKSYWREPSKIAGLVEHEYGEPVPGAEWKRLWDEVIEGSLRAFYASETFERIQRTPRAKWLTVDELDSWVFEGVKIWVAIDFAYQDEGGLIHVLDWKTGRERGVDHTQVGIYALYAQQKWGVPPEQVLGGLVYLSNPAGERVSVAADAAGLDGCRDEMRGSIAAMQELLEDRPRNVARLERFPQLAAPDGCARCAFRRPCGRM; encoded by the coding sequence ATGGCCGACCTCACGAACGACTTCACCTGGTCGAAGTCCCGGCACGAGAAGTTCCGGCAGTGCCTTCGGGCCTACTACTTCCAGTACTACGGCAGCTGGGGCGGCTGGGAGGCGCCGGCCGGCTCGCCGGTGCGCGAGCTGTACGTCCTGAAGAAGCTCTCGTCGCGCTGGCAGTGGGCGGGCTCGGTGGTGCACGAGGCGCTGAAGGGCCTCCTGGCGCGCGCCCGCGGCACCGGGCAGTTCCGGCCCCTCGACGAGCTGCTCGAGCAGACGCGCCAGCGCGCCCGGCGGACCTGGTCCACCTCCCGCGAGAAGAGCTACTGGCGCGAGCCCTCCAAGATCGCGGGCCTGGTCGAGCACGAGTACGGCGAGCCGGTCCCCGGCGCGGAGTGGAAGCGGCTGTGGGACGAGGTGATCGAGGGCTCCCTGCGCGCCTTCTACGCCAGCGAGACCTTCGAGCGCATCCAGCGCACGCCGCGCGCGAAGTGGCTCACGGTCGACGAGCTCGACTCCTGGGTGTTCGAGGGCGTGAAGATCTGGGTCGCCATCGACTTCGCCTACCAGGACGAGGGCGGGCTCATCCACGTCCTCGACTGGAAGACCGGGCGCGAGCGCGGGGTCGACCACACGCAGGTCGGGATCTACGCCCTCTACGCGCAGCAGAAGTGGGGCGTGCCGCCGGAGCAGGTGCTGGGCGGGCTCGTCTACCTGTCGAACCCGGCCGGCGAGCGGGTCAGCGTGGCCGCGGATGCGGCGGGGCTGGACGGGTGCCGCGACGAGATGCGGGGCTCCATCGCCGCCATGCAGGAGCTGCTCGAGGACCGCCCCCGCAACGTGGCGCGGCTGGAGCGCTTCCCGCAGCTCGCCGCGCCCGACGGCTGCGCCCGCTGCGCCTTCCGCCGCCCCTGCGGCCGGATGTAG
- a CDS encoding two-component system sensor histidine kinase NtrB, which translates to MSLRLKLFLLMAGITVFSTTGVTAVALWREVQRGQELLYREGAAMAQATASSAARWLRPDGAQPGAGEALTAVLGRLVEAAPLDRAWVVDRAGKVVACVSPTHEDCTPGPPTEFAPAESPVQALKRLIEPEGIVTGAPVLREGELVGAVRVDFSHEEVVGSARRLAWSSALVAGFWIVLGQAFAALLFAGIARPVQRVIDAAHALGREEDGRQLALPADQELRDLVGAFNAMSTRLKERRDENQRLIATLEKRVEDKTRDVLRADRLATLGGIAAGFAHELGNSLNVIRGYTAVVLRELPAEHPNKPDLEAVKRETHRAASLMERFLVFARSRTTLVTPQPLEPVLREAVEVVGPAAAQGHVRTSLEIEPGLPEVSADAELLRQAFLNLCVNAVQAMQPGGGTLAVRLFADRGAVVAEFRDSGPGIAAEALKHVFEPFFTTKANGTGLGLAIVRQAAETHGGTVEVESRPGQGALFRVRLPARAPATEAIA; encoded by the coding sequence GTCTTCTCCACCACCGGCGTCACCGCGGTGGCGCTCTGGCGCGAGGTGCAGCGCGGCCAGGAGCTCCTCTACCGCGAGGGCGCGGCCATGGCGCAGGCGACCGCCTCCTCGGCGGCGCGCTGGCTCCGCCCGGACGGCGCGCAGCCCGGCGCCGGCGAGGCGCTCACGGCGGTGCTGGGCCGGCTGGTGGAGGCGGCGCCCCTCGACCGCGCCTGGGTGGTGGACCGCGCCGGCAAGGTGGTGGCCTGTGTGTCGCCCACCCACGAGGACTGCACGCCGGGGCCGCCGACCGAGTTCGCGCCGGCCGAGAGCCCGGTGCAGGCCCTCAAGCGGCTCATCGAGCCGGAGGGGATCGTGACCGGCGCGCCCGTGCTGCGCGAGGGCGAGCTGGTCGGGGCGGTGCGGGTCGACTTCTCCCACGAGGAGGTGGTCGGCTCGGCGCGGCGCCTCGCCTGGAGCTCCGCGCTGGTGGCCGGCTTCTGGATCGTGCTCGGGCAGGCCTTCGCCGCGCTCCTCTTCGCCGGCATCGCCCGACCGGTGCAGCGGGTCATCGACGCGGCGCACGCGCTCGGGCGGGAGGAGGACGGCCGCCAGCTCGCGCTGCCCGCCGACCAGGAGCTCCGGGACCTGGTGGGCGCGTTCAACGCGATGAGCACCCGGCTGAAGGAGCGGCGCGACGAGAACCAGCGCCTCATCGCCACGCTGGAGAAGCGGGTCGAGGACAAGACGCGCGACGTGCTGCGCGCCGACCGGCTGGCGACCCTGGGCGGCATCGCCGCCGGGTTCGCGCACGAGCTCGGCAACTCGCTCAACGTCATCCGCGGCTACACGGCGGTGGTGCTGCGCGAGCTCCCGGCGGAGCACCCCAACAAGCCCGACCTGGAGGCGGTGAAGCGCGAGACGCACCGCGCCGCCTCGCTCATGGAGCGGTTCCTCGTCTTCGCGCGCAGCCGCACCACCCTCGTCACCCCGCAGCCGCTCGAGCCGGTCCTGCGCGAGGCGGTGGAGGTGGTGGGGCCCGCCGCCGCCCAGGGGCACGTCCGGACCAGCCTCGAGATCGAGCCGGGGCTCCCCGAGGTGAGCGCCGACGCGGAGCTGCTCCGCCAGGCGTTCCTCAACCTGTGCGTGAACGCGGTGCAGGCCATGCAGCCCGGCGGCGGGACGCTGGCGGTGCGGCTCTTCGCCGACCGCGGCGCGGTGGTGGCCGAGTTCCGGGACTCCGGGCCCGGGATCGCCGCCGAGGCGCTGAAGCACGTGTTCGAGCCCTTCTTCACCACCAAGGCCAACGGCACCGGCCTCGGCCTCGCCATCGTCCGCCAGGCGGCGGAGACGCACGGCGGGACGGTCGAGGTGGAGAGCCGGCCCGGCCAGGGCGCGCTGTTCCGCGTCCGGCTGCCCGCCCGGGCGCCCGCCACGGAGGCGATCGCATGA
- a CDS encoding M16 family metallopeptidase: MRRLAALSCLTAALACAGAPPRPAPEAAAPAAAPAAPAAVPVVKDAVAPADRSQVPQPGPAPALKVPPQRHFQLASGLKVRLVEYHRLPIVALHLVVDAGAVHDPKGRPGLASFTASMMTEGTKQRSATKISDDLGFIGASLSAGAGFDSASLSGSALVAHLDELLELFDDVLEHPSFPAADFARVQDQRLVGLLQQRDQPGAVASKAFAHLFWGEHPYGHWIMGTEKSVKAMKRADLVRYHAARWRPNVSELVVVGDVTEPELRAKLEKALAGWTGAAAAAPPVKPAPAPALRTVLVKKRGAAPQSFVMMGMPGFPRASPDYVPSEVAAQVLGGGTASRLFRDLREKEGYTYGIYARAEARKLGGTSFIVGSVKADVTGAATRALLRQLDGLRGAPVPEPELEVARNALLLSLPSDFAVAAGIAGKVAEEVVYGLPDDYWDGYAAQVAKVGPAEVQRAAQRYFDPARLTTVMVCDPTAVKPQLEGLPLGPVEVRTAPSAP, from the coding sequence ATGCGCAGGCTCGCCGCCCTCTCGTGCCTCACCGCCGCCCTCGCCTGCGCCGGCGCGCCGCCGCGCCCCGCGCCGGAGGCCGCCGCGCCGGCCGCCGCACCGGCCGCGCCGGCCGCGGTCCCGGTGGTGAAGGACGCGGTCGCCCCTGCCGACCGGTCCCAGGTCCCGCAGCCCGGGCCCGCCCCCGCGCTCAAGGTCCCGCCGCAGCGCCACTTCCAGCTCGCGAGCGGCCTCAAGGTGCGGCTCGTCGAGTACCACCGGCTCCCCATCGTCGCCCTCCACCTGGTGGTGGACGCGGGCGCGGTGCACGACCCGAAGGGCCGCCCCGGGCTCGCCAGCTTCACCGCCTCGATGATGACCGAGGGCACGAAGCAACGGAGCGCCACGAAGATCTCCGACGACCTCGGCTTCATCGGGGCCAGCCTCTCGGCCGGCGCCGGCTTCGACTCCGCGTCGCTCTCCGGGTCGGCGCTGGTGGCCCACCTCGACGAGCTGCTGGAGCTCTTCGACGACGTGCTCGAGCACCCGAGCTTCCCGGCGGCCGACTTCGCCCGGGTGCAGGACCAGCGGCTGGTGGGGCTCCTGCAGCAGCGCGACCAGCCCGGCGCGGTGGCGTCGAAGGCCTTCGCGCACCTGTTCTGGGGCGAGCACCCGTACGGCCACTGGATCATGGGCACCGAGAAGTCGGTCAAGGCCATGAAGCGCGCGGACCTGGTCCGCTACCACGCGGCGCGCTGGCGGCCGAACGTCTCCGAGCTGGTGGTGGTGGGCGACGTGACCGAGCCCGAGCTGCGGGCCAAGCTCGAGAAAGCGCTCGCAGGCTGGACCGGCGCCGCCGCCGCCGCGCCGCCGGTGAAGCCCGCGCCGGCGCCGGCGCTCCGCACGGTGCTCGTGAAGAAGCGCGGCGCCGCCCCGCAGTCGTTCGTCATGATGGGCATGCCCGGCTTCCCGCGCGCCTCGCCCGACTACGTGCCCTCGGAGGTGGCGGCGCAGGTGCTGGGCGGCGGCACCGCCTCGCGGCTCTTCCGCGACCTGCGCGAGAAGGAGGGCTACACCTACGGGATCTACGCCCGCGCCGAGGCGCGCAAGCTCGGAGGGACGAGCTTCATCGTCGGCAGCGTCAAGGCGGACGTGACCGGCGCCGCCACCCGCGCCCTGCTGCGCCAGCTCGACGGGCTCCGCGGCGCGCCGGTGCCCGAGCCCGAGCTCGAGGTGGCGCGGAACGCGCTCCTCCTCTCGCTGCCCTCCGACTTCGCGGTGGCGGCCGGGATCGCGGGCAAGGTGGCGGAGGAGGTGGTCTACGGCCTCCCCGACGACTACTGGGACGGCTACGCGGCCCAGGTGGCGAAGGTGGGCCCGGCCGAGGTGCAGCGGGCGGCGCAGCGCTACTTCGACCCCGCCCGCCTCACCACCGTGATGGTGTGCGACCCGACCGCCGTGAAGCCGCAGCTCGAGGGGCTGCCGCTCGGGCCGGTCGAGGTGAGGACCGCGCCGTCAGCCCCGTGA
- a CDS encoding M16 family metallopeptidase, with product MHLALALCGALALAAAPASKPTPIPATPYQQFKLPNGLNVILSEDHTAPIVGVDVHYDVGSKDEKPGRTGFAHLFEHLMFQGSEHLAKGEADRLIENVGGGANGATSQDQTVYWEQVPSNALEQALFIESDRMGWLLPTLDQAKLDNQREVVKNERRQSYEMQPYGTAFIELMANVWDPEFPYHWLPIGSHEDLTAATLQDVRDFFKRWYGPNNASLAIAGDFDPAEARRLVEKWFGAIPASPPPDHRAPSPKPIAGEKRVTIEDEVELPRVYVAWQSPRAFAADDAALDLLADVLADGKSARLVKRLVMDERIAQNVSAGQQSELLAGTFLVVATPKPGQTVEKLLGEIDQEIERLKREPPQPEELERAVNKTESGAVFSLEPVGGFGGRAATLNRYWFQTGDPGYFPKDIARYRQVTPEDVRAAAARWLKKDARVVLTVKPRATAAKETK from the coding sequence ATGCACCTCGCCCTCGCCCTGTGCGGCGCGCTCGCGCTCGCGGCCGCCCCGGCGTCGAAGCCGACGCCCATCCCGGCCACCCCGTACCAGCAGTTCAAGCTGCCGAACGGGCTCAACGTCATCCTCTCCGAGGACCACACCGCGCCCATCGTCGGCGTGGACGTGCACTACGACGTCGGCTCCAAGGACGAGAAGCCGGGCCGCACCGGGTTCGCGCACCTCTTCGAGCACCTCATGTTCCAGGGCTCGGAGCACCTCGCCAAGGGGGAAGCGGACCGGCTCATCGAGAACGTGGGGGGCGGCGCCAACGGCGCGACGAGCCAGGACCAGACCGTCTACTGGGAGCAGGTGCCGTCGAACGCGCTGGAGCAGGCGCTCTTCATCGAGTCCGACCGCATGGGGTGGCTGCTGCCCACCCTCGACCAGGCGAAGCTCGACAACCAGCGCGAGGTGGTGAAGAACGAGCGGCGCCAGTCCTACGAGATGCAGCCGTACGGCACCGCCTTCATCGAGCTCATGGCCAACGTGTGGGACCCCGAGTTCCCGTACCACTGGCTCCCCATCGGCTCGCACGAGGACCTCACCGCCGCGACGCTCCAGGACGTGCGCGACTTCTTCAAGCGGTGGTATGGCCCGAACAACGCCTCGCTGGCCATCGCCGGCGACTTCGACCCGGCCGAGGCGCGGCGGCTGGTCGAGAAGTGGTTCGGCGCCATCCCCGCCTCGCCGCCGCCCGACCACCGCGCCCCCTCGCCGAAGCCCATCGCGGGGGAGAAGCGGGTGACCATCGAGGACGAGGTGGAGCTGCCGCGCGTCTACGTGGCCTGGCAGTCCCCGCGCGCTTTCGCGGCGGACGACGCCGCGCTCGACCTCCTCGCCGACGTGCTCGCCGACGGCAAGAGCGCGCGGCTGGTGAAGCGGCTCGTCATGGACGAGCGGATCGCCCAGAACGTCTCGGCCGGACAGCAGTCGGAGCTGCTCGCCGGCACCTTCCTCGTGGTCGCGACGCCGAAGCCTGGGCAGACGGTGGAGAAGCTGCTCGGGGAGATCGACCAGGAGATCGAGCGGCTGAAGCGCGAGCCGCCGCAGCCCGAGGAGCTCGAGCGCGCCGTCAACAAGACCGAGTCGGGCGCCGTGTTCAGCCTGGAGCCGGTGGGCGGCTTCGGCGGCCGCGCCGCCACCTTGAACCGCTACTGGTTCCAGACCGGCGACCCCGGCTACTTCCCCAAGGACATCGCGCGTTACCGGCAGGTGACGCCGGAGGACGTGCGCGCCGCCGCCGCGCGCTGGCTGAAGAAGGACGCGCGGGTGGTGCTCACCGTGAAGCCCAGGGCGACCGCCGCGAAGGAGACCAAGTGA
- a CDS encoding sigma-54-dependent transcriptional regulator, whose translation MKPRVMVIDDLDSARQMVKRALSRSYDVYDFASVAEALPAVDRAEFDCVITDLRMPEIDGLEGLRRFRQKLPDLPVVIVTAFATVETAVEAMKAGAFDYLTKPFEPEELELIVARAVEHTRLKRENAQLKSALDGSFSVHGIVGRSGAMREMVSVLERIAPTDVAVLIEGESGTGKDMVARAIHGMSKRAGGPYVALNMSAIPEHLAESELFGHEKGAFTGAEAARAGFFAEAENGTLFLDEIGLLPSTLQAKLLRVLQDGDYIPVGSRKPRKANVRIVCATNEDLKKNVEQGKFREDLYYRIRVVPVRLPPLRERREDIPLLVEHLTRKHALRLARPPLVPDQDAMRALLDHPWPGNVRELEHALERALLLARGEVITVADLPPELKAAVPEADHGEGDYRHARDAWEKRYFQELLEAASGSVAKAAELAGLHRSTLYEKLARIGLVQEGEPNGKKNGAKAG comes from the coding sequence ATGAAGCCGCGCGTGATGGTCATCGACGACCTCGACTCCGCCCGCCAGATGGTGAAGCGGGCGCTGTCGCGCTCCTACGACGTGTACGACTTCGCGTCGGTCGCGGAGGCGCTGCCGGCCGTGGATCGCGCGGAGTTCGACTGCGTCATCACCGACCTGCGCATGCCGGAGATCGACGGCCTGGAGGGGCTGCGCCGCTTCCGCCAGAAGCTCCCCGACCTCCCGGTGGTGATCGTGACCGCCTTCGCGACCGTCGAGACCGCGGTCGAGGCGATGAAGGCAGGGGCCTTCGACTACCTCACGAAGCCGTTCGAGCCGGAGGAGCTCGAGCTCATCGTGGCGCGCGCGGTCGAGCACACGCGGCTGAAGCGCGAGAACGCCCAGCTGAAGAGCGCGCTCGACGGCTCCTTCTCGGTGCACGGGATCGTCGGGCGCTCCGGCGCGATGCGGGAGATGGTGTCGGTGCTGGAGCGGATCGCCCCCACCGACGTGGCGGTGCTCATCGAGGGCGAGAGCGGCACCGGCAAGGACATGGTGGCCCGGGCCATCCACGGCATGTCGAAGCGCGCGGGCGGGCCCTACGTGGCGCTCAACATGAGCGCCATCCCCGAGCACCTGGCCGAGTCGGAGCTGTTCGGGCACGAGAAGGGGGCCTTCACCGGGGCCGAGGCGGCGCGCGCCGGGTTCTTCGCCGAGGCGGAGAACGGCACGCTCTTCCTGGACGAGATCGGGCTGCTCCCCTCGACCCTGCAGGCCAAGCTGCTCCGCGTGCTGCAGGACGGCGACTACATCCCGGTCGGCTCGCGCAAGCCGCGCAAGGCGAACGTCCGGATCGTCTGCGCCACCAACGAGGACCTGAAGAAGAACGTGGAGCAGGGCAAGTTCCGCGAGGACCTCTACTACCGGATCCGGGTGGTGCCGGTGCGCCTGCCGCCGCTGCGCGAGCGGCGCGAGGACATCCCGCTGCTGGTCGAGCACCTGACCCGCAAGCACGCGCTGCGCCTCGCGCGCCCGCCGCTCGTCCCCGACCAGGACGCGATGCGCGCCCTCCTCGACCACCCCTGGCCCGGGAACGTGCGCGAGCTGGAGCACGCGCTCGAGCGCGCCCTGCTGCTCGCGCGCGGCGAGGTCATCACCGTCGCCGACCTGCCGCCGGAGCTCAAGGCGGCTGTGCCGGAGGCGGACCACGGCGAGGGCGACTACCGCCACGCCCGCGACGCCTGGGAGAAGCGCTACTTCCAGGAGCTGCTCGAGGCGGCCTCCGGCTCGGTGGCGAAGGCGGCCGAGCTGGCGGGCCTGCACCGCTCCACGCTCTACGAGAAGCTGGCCCGGATCGGCCTCGTCCAGGAGGGCGAGCCGAACGGGAAGAAGAACGGCGCCAAGGCGGGGTGA